In one Umezawaea sp. Da 62-37 genomic region, the following are encoded:
- a CDS encoding beta-xylosidase, whose translation MPRPLRLLAILAAAALLSSCSAGVAMTRAEGTGPVDPPAAPQKQRTAPADAIPLAFDRARGGAGVIAAGGGDSPYNYGPTVLVENGRNRMWWCSQLGVAVPAGDDLLYAESPSADGPFTAPDGTMALPVLSGSVNGFDGVHTCDPSVIHVGSTYYLYYTGASGEHAHGNGIGVATSADGISWQRGHNGQPIIGPAYDTIRDNTYGSGQPAALFLDGWFYLMFTDTTGRAAGWNGAGQFVLRSKDPVFQSGVQALGDRGFATVSVTNAPRARSVVDAFSADWMWVDALNAFAIAHETESGTSLTFWNSDFTTQPYKQITVPGPWREGPGLVRTSQGHAPIAVEDPCGRVPIDVVRATVDGAAGAPTDLAHFGMDLAGVPGCATKEAASVLEGFAVPSPERTMDLVHGGKVVRLERRSVTDRLAGVVLERRPAIVDQLPVVADIPSGAQAVRSPDGQVGVLLDGGKVWLIGDETVAALNSSTVKQATDQEWKSYEQAGDLSRR comes from the coding sequence ATGCCGAGGCCCCTCCGGCTCCTGGCGATCCTCGCCGCGGCTGCCCTGCTGTCGTCCTGCAGCGCCGGCGTCGCGATGACGCGGGCCGAGGGCACCGGTCCCGTGGATCCGCCCGCCGCGCCGCAGAAGCAGCGCACGGCCCCCGCGGACGCCATCCCGCTGGCCTTCGACCGCGCCCGTGGCGGCGCGGGTGTCATCGCCGCGGGTGGTGGCGACTCGCCGTACAACTACGGCCCCACCGTGCTGGTCGAGAACGGCCGCAACCGGATGTGGTGGTGCAGCCAGCTCGGCGTCGCGGTCCCGGCGGGCGATGACCTGCTCTACGCCGAAAGCCCTTCCGCGGACGGCCCGTTCACCGCACCCGACGGCACGATGGCGCTGCCCGTGCTGAGCGGCAGCGTGAACGGGTTCGACGGCGTGCACACCTGCGACCCGTCGGTGATCCACGTCGGCTCGACCTACTACCTGTACTACACCGGCGCGTCCGGCGAGCACGCTCACGGCAACGGGATCGGGGTCGCGACCAGCGCGGACGGCATCTCGTGGCAGCGGGGGCACAACGGGCAGCCGATCATCGGGCCCGCGTACGACACGATCCGCGACAACACCTACGGCTCCGGGCAGCCCGCCGCGCTGTTCCTGGACGGCTGGTTCTACCTGATGTTCACCGACACCACCGGCCGCGCGGCGGGGTGGAACGGGGCGGGCCAGTTCGTGCTGCGGTCGAAGGACCCGGTGTTCCAGTCGGGCGTGCAGGCGTTGGGGGACAGGGGTTTCGCGACCGTGTCGGTCACCAACGCGCCGCGCGCGCGGTCCGTGGTCGACGCGTTCAGCGCCGATTGGATGTGGGTCGACGCGCTGAACGCGTTCGCGATCGCCCACGAGACCGAGTCCGGCACCAGCCTCACGTTCTGGAACTCCGACTTCACCACCCAGCCGTACAAGCAGATCACCGTGCCCGGTCCGTGGCGCGAGGGGCCGGGGCTGGTGCGCACGTCCCAAGGGCACGCGCCGATCGCCGTCGAGGACCCGTGCGGGCGGGTGCCGATCGACGTCGTCCGGGCCACCGTCGACGGCGCGGCGGGCGCGCCGACCGACCTGGCGCACTTCGGCATGGACCTGGCGGGCGTGCCGGGCTGCGCCACCAAGGAGGCGGCGTCCGTGCTGGAGGGCTTCGCCGTGCCGTCGCCGGAGCGCACGATGGACCTCGTCCACGGCGGCAAGGTCGTGCGGCTGGAGCGGCGCTCGGTCACCGACAGGCTGGCGGGCGTCGTGCTGGAGCGCAGGCCCGCGATCGTCGACCAGCTGCCGGTCGTCGCGGACATCCCGTCCGGCGCGCAGGCGGTCCGCTCACCGGACGGCCAGGTGGGCGTGCTCCTCGACGGCGGCAAGGTGTGGCTCATCGGCGACGAGACCGTCGCCGCGCTGAACTCCTCGACGGTCAAGCAGGCCACCGACCAGGAGTGGAAGTCCTACGAGCAGGCGGGCGACCTCTCCCGGCGCTAG